One Halobaculum sp. CBA1158 DNA segment encodes these proteins:
- a CDS encoding cytochrome b/b6 domain-containing protein gives MTQLDHGKFSKMTTTFHTLLALDVFVLFFSGYSLMFNDELWWMVGLMGGATGVSAVHRVAGAGLLALIVFWMLMMITTDTGRGNFREILPSKSDFDAFIQDVQFLLGNSDERHPNARQFAGGTADEIPLLTYIGKGVVFIFAIELTLLSISGILIWSKTGVMGLLATKTAAAAFVTFHGLLGVIMLMGVMFHIFEHGFHPALYPVEVKAFIPKSMIPEQHDDDAEGTGIERLELAPSWNMASTVIGALTVIGIVSVLLGSLFDEGYPVPRDIAIGGGPTDILLTVGINAGMFVLLLGMVLQMYGNLLRVRWQKQLEQEASEPTTAADGGHVESDD, from the coding sequence ATGACGCAACTCGACCACGGGAAGTTCAGCAAGATGACGACCACGTTCCACACGCTGCTGGCGTTGGACGTGTTCGTCCTGTTCTTCTCGGGCTACAGCCTCATGTTCAACGACGAACTGTGGTGGATGGTCGGCCTCATGGGCGGCGCGACCGGCGTCTCCGCGGTCCACCGAGTCGCCGGCGCGGGCCTGCTCGCGCTCATCGTCTTCTGGATGCTGATGATGATCACGACCGACACCGGCCGCGGGAACTTCCGCGAGATCCTGCCGTCGAAGAGCGACTTCGACGCGTTCATCCAGGACGTGCAGTTCCTGTTGGGGAACTCGGACGAGCGCCACCCGAACGCCCGCCAGTTCGCGGGCGGCACGGCCGACGAGATCCCGCTTCTCACCTACATCGGGAAGGGCGTCGTGTTCATCTTCGCGATCGAGCTGACGCTGCTTTCGATCTCGGGGATCCTCATCTGGTCGAAGACCGGCGTGATGGGGCTGTTGGCGACGAAGACCGCCGCCGCGGCGTTCGTCACGTTCCACGGCCTGCTGGGCGTCATCATGCTGATGGGCGTGATGTTCCACATCTTCGAGCACGGCTTCCACCCGGCGCTGTACCCGGTGGAGGTCAAGGCGTTCATCCCGAAGTCGATGATCCCCGAACAGCACGACGACGACGCCGAGGGGACCGGCATCGAGCGGCTCGAGCTGGCTCCCTCCTGGAACATGGCGTCGACCGTCATCGGCGCGCTGACGGTGATCGGCATCGTCTCGGTGCTGCTGGGTAGCCTGTTCGACGAGGGCTATCCCGTGCCGCGCGACATCGCGATCGGCGGGGGTCCGACGGACATCCTGCTGACCGTCGGGATCAACGCCGGGATGTTCGTGCTGCTGCTGGGCATGGTGCTGCAGATGTACGGCAACCTCCTGCGCGTCCGCTGGCAGAAGCAGCTCGAACAGGAGGCCTCGGAGCCGACGACCGCCGCCGACGGCGGGCACGTCGAATCCGACGACTGA